The DNA segment GCGCGAGTGCCGAGGCGCTCGAGCAGGCCGGCATCGCCGCCGGCGGGGAGCTCACCGTGAGCTTGTTCGAGGACGGTCAGACGGTTGACGTCGCTGGCACCTCAAAGGGCAAGGGCTTCCAGGGTGGCGTCAAGCGCCACAACTTCAGCATGCAGGACGCGACGCACGGCAACTCGCTGTCACACCGCGCGCCCGGCTCAATCGGTCAGAACCAAACGCCCGGACGCGTGTTCAAGGGCAAGAAAATGGCCGGTCACATGGGTGACGAGCGCGTCACCGTTCAAAACCTCCGGATTGTGCGTGTCGACGCAGAGCGCAACCTGCTGCTCGTGCGCGGTGCAGTCCCTGGCGGCAAGCGTGGTGACGTCTTCGTCACGCCGGCCGTCAAAGCCAAAGCGTAGTTGGGGGTCGACGTGGAGCTTAAATTCTTTGACGGTGACGGGTCTGTGGAAGCAGCCGACGCCGTGTTCGCGCGCGATTTCAACGAGTCGTTGGTGCACCAGGCTGTCGTCGCCTACCAGGCGGGCGGTCGTGCGGGCACCAAGGCGCAGAAAACGCGGTCCGATGTCAGCGGTGGCGGTGCCAAGCCCTGGCGGCAGAAGGGCACTGGCCGTGCACGCGCCGGCACAAGCCGTTCGCCGATCTGGCGCAGCGGTGGTGTGACCTTCGCTGCGCGCCCGCGCAGCTTCGAACAGAAGCTCAACAAGAAGATGTACCGCGGTGCAATGCGGGCCATTCTGTCCGAACTGGTGCGCCAGGAGCGGTTGATTGTGGTCGAGTCCTTCGGTCTCGATGCACCGAAGACCAAAATGCTCAACGAGAAGCTCAAGGGCATGTCGGTCAGCGACTGCCTGATCGTGCTCGAAGGCTACGACGAGAAGGTCGACCTCGCGTCGCGCAACCTGCCGTACGTGCAGGCGACCGACGTCTTCCACATCGACCCGGTCAGCCTGGTCGGGCACGAGAAGGTGATCGTGACCTCTGCCGCGGTCAAGCAGCTCGAGGAGCGCTTCTCATGAATGCCGAGCGTCTTTACCAGGTGTTGCTGGGACCGCATGTGTCTGAGAAGGCCACTGTGGATGCCGAGCTCAATGCACGTCACACCTTCAGGGTGGCAACCGATGCCAACAAGCTCGAGGTCAAGCGGGCCGTCGAGCAGTTGTTCAGTGTCAAGGTCAGCTCTGTCCAGATCCAGGCTGTCAAGGGCAAGGTCAAGCGCCACGGGCAACGGCTCGGCAAGCGCAGTGACTGGAAAAAGGCCGTTGTCAGGCTGGCGGACGGCCATGACATCGACATGACCGCATTCGAGGGCAGCTAACCGTGGCAATCGTCAAAGCTAAACCGACTTCCGCTGGACGCCGTGGTGTGGTCCAGATCGTCGACCGGTCCCTGCACAAGGGCCGGCCGCACGAAGCGTTGGTCGAGAAGAAGACCAAGTCCGGTGGGCGCAACAACGCCGGCCGGATCACCACCCGCCACATTGGCGGTGGGCACAAGCAGCGGTACCGGATCATCGACTTCAAGCGCAACAAGGACGGCATTGACGGCCGTGTCGAGCGCGTTGAGTACGACCCGAACCGCAGCGCGCACATCGCTCTGGTGCTCTACGCCGACGGCGAGCGCCGGTACATCATCGCGCCCAACGGCGTGAAGGCCGGTGCGCCGATCCGGTCGGGGCGCGATGCGCCGATCAAGCCCGGCAGCGCCTTGCCGCTCTCGAACATCCCGGTGGGTACCGTGGTCCACTGCGTCGAACTTCGCCCCGGCAAGGGCGCGCAGATGGCCCGCAGCGCCGGAGCCTCGGTGCAGATCGTCGCGCGCGAGGGTGCACACGTCACGCTGCGGCTGCGCTCGGGCGAGATGCGCAAGGTGCCGTCCGAGTGCCGTGCCACCGTCGGGGTTGTCAGCAACGGCGAACACTCGCTGCGCAAGCTCGGCAAGGCCGGCGCCAAGCGCTGGCGCGGCGTTCGCCCGACCGTACGCGGTGTGGTCATGAACCCGGTTGATCACCCGCACGGTGGTGGTGAGGGTCGAACGTCGGGCGGCCGTCACCCGGTCACGCCCTGGGGTGTGCCGACCAAAGGCTACAAAACCCGTCACAACAAACGCACCGACCACTTGATTGTGCGTCGCCGCAACAAGAAGTAGGACGAGCACCCATGCCACGTTCACTCAAGAAAGGCCCTTTCGTCGACCACCACCTCCAAGCCAAGGTGGACGCCGCGCGCGAGGCCAACAGTCGCAAGCCCATCAAGACCTGGTCGCGCCGTTCGATGATCGTGCCTGACATGGTCGGGTTGACCATCGCCGTGCACAACGGGCGCCAGCACGTGCCGGTGTTGATCAACGAGAACATGGTCGGGCAGAAGCTCGGCGAATTTGCGCTGACGCGGACCTTCAAGGGCCACGTCGCGGACAAGAAGTCGAGGTAGGGACGATGCAAGCGACCGCCAGACAACACCATGTCCGCATTTCGGCTCAGAAGGCGCGCCTGGTGGCGGATCAGATCCGCGGCCTGCACGTTGCCAAGGCGCTCCAGTTGCTGCAGTTCAGCAACAAGAAAGCCGCTGTGACGCTGAAGAAGATGTTGGAGTCCGCGATCTCCAACGCGGAACACAACGAGGGTGCCGACGTCGACGAATTGCACGTGTCACGCGTGATGATCGACGAGGGCCCGACCATGAAACGAATTCGCCCGCGGGCCAAGGGTCGGGCTAACCGCATCCTGAAACGGACCAGCCACATCACCATCGAAGTGGCCGAGGGCTGAGAGAGCTATGGGACAGAAAGTACATCCGGTAGGTATCCGCCTCGGCATTTCGGCGGACTGGAATTCAACCTGGTACGCCGACAAGCGTGACTACGCGAACTACCTGAACAACGACCTCGCCGTGCGCGAGTTCCTGCTCAAGAAGCTCGCCCACGCGTCCGTGAGCCGCATTCAGATCAACCGTCCGGCGCGCTCCGCGCAGATCGTGATCCACACGGCGCGCCCCGGCATCGTCATCGGCCGCCAGGGTGCGGACATCGAGAAGCTGCGGCAGGAAGTGGCGCCGCTGTTGGGTCTGAACGTCAACAACGTGAAGGTCAACATCGCCGAGATTCGCAAGCCCGAGCTCGACGCGAAGCTGGTCGCAGAGGGCGTCGCACAACAGCTCGAGCGCCGCGTGATGTTCCGCCGCGCGATGAAGCGCGTGATCGGCAACACCATGCGACTCGGCGCCCAGGGCGTGAAGGTCGCGGTGTCCGGACGCCTGAACGGCGCGGAGATCGCGCGTCGCGAGTGGTACCACGACGGGCGTGTGCCGCTGCACACCCTGCGTGCAGACATCGATTACGGCACCGCAGAAGCGAAAACCACCTACGGCATCATCGGTGTCAAGGTGTGGATCTGCAAGGGCGAGGTCTTCGATCTCGAACAGAAGCGTGCGGCCGTGGCGGCGGAAACGTCGGCGGGCCGCAAGTAAGGCGTACACATCATGCTGCAACCAAAACGCACAAAATTCCGCAAGATGTTCAAGGGCCGCAACCGCGGTCTCGCACAAGCGGGCAACAAGGTCAGCTTCGGCGAGTTCGGCTTGAAATCGGCAGACCGCGGCCGCATCACTGCGCGCCAGATCGAGGCGGCGCGTCGCGCGATGACCCGTCACATCAAACGGGGTGGCAAGATCTGGATCCGTGTCTTTCCCGACACGCCAATCTCCAAGAAGCCGATCGAAGTCCGCATGGGCAAGGGCAAGGGCAACGTCGAGTACTGGGTCGCGAAAGTGCAACCCGGGACCATGTTGTACGAGATGGAAGGCGTGGCCGAAGACGTCGCACGCGAAGCCTTTCGCCTGGCGTCGGCCAAGCTGCCTGTCAAGACCACCTTTGTTGCCCGGACGGTGATGTGATGAACGCCACTGAACTTCGCGAAAAATCCGTCGACGAGCTCGAGGCCGAGCTGGTCGAGCTGCGCAAGGAGCAGTTCAACCTGCGCATGCAGCGCGGCAGCGGCCAGACAGTCCGCCCGCACATCTGGCAGCAGGCGCGTCGCAACATTGCTCGGGTCAAGACCGTGATCCGGGAAAAACAACAAGGTGAGCAGGCATGAGTGCCGAAAACACGTCACTGCGTCGCACGGCCATCGGCATCGTGGTCAGCGACAAAATGGACAAGTCGATCACCGTGATGGTCGAGCGCAAGGTCAAGCACCCGTTGTACGGGAAGTTCGTCCGCCGCTCGAACAAGCTGCATTGCCACGACGAGGACAACACCTGCCGCGTCGGCGACACCGTGCAGGTTGAAGAGTGTCGCCCCTTGTCCAAGACCAAAACCTGGAAGCTTCTGCGCGTTGTAGAAGCCTCCACCGAACGCTGAGGACGTCGCCGTGATTCAAATGCAGTCAGTGCTCTCCGCAGCGGACAACAGCGGTGCCCGTCGCGTCCAGTGCATCAAGGTGCTCGGCGGGTCGCACCGCCGCTACGCCGGCATCGGGGACATCATCAAGGTCAGCGTCAAGGACGCGATCCCGCGGGGCAAGGTCAAGAAGGGTGAGGTGTACAACGCGCTGGTGGTGCGCACGCGCCACGGTGTGCGTCGGCCTGACGGCTCGCTGATCCGCTTCGACGGCAACGCCGCCGTGATTTTGAACAACAAGCTCGAGCCGATCGGCACCCGTATCTTCGGGCCGGTCACGCGCGAGCTTCGCAGCGAGAAGTTCATGAAGATCATCTCGCTCGCCCCAGAAGTGCTCTGAGGAACACAAGATGAACAAGGTTCGCTCCGGCGATGAAGTCATTGTGACGACCGGCCGTGACAAGGGCCGACGCGGCACGGTCAGAACCGTGCGTGCGGACGGCCGTTTGATCGTCGACGGCGTCAACATGGTCAAGAAGCACACCAAGCCCAACCCGATGGCGGGTGTGCCTGGCGGCATAGTCGAGCAAGAGGCCCCGATTCAGGCGTCCAACGTGAAGGTGTGGAACAGCGAAGCCGGCAAGGGCGATCGCGTTGGCATCAAGACGCTCGATGACGGCAAGAAAGTACGCGTGTTCAAGTCGAACGGCGCGCAGATCGA comes from the Pseudomonadota bacterium genome and includes:
- the rplC gene encoding 50S ribosomal protein L3, with protein sequence MSIGLVGRKAGMTRVFTEDGVSEPVTVIEVDPNRVTLVRTEEVDGYSAYQVTVGERKASRLTKPEAGHFAKVGTGAGRGLWEFRASAEALEQAGIAAGGELTVSLFEDGQTVDVAGTSKGKGFQGGVKRHNFSMQDATHGNSLSHRAPGSIGQNQTPGRVFKGKKMAGHMGDERVTVQNLRIVRVDAERNLLLVRGAVPGGKRGDVFVTPAVKAKA
- the rplD gene encoding 50S ribosomal protein L4; protein product: MELKFFDGDGSVEAADAVFARDFNESLVHQAVVAYQAGGRAGTKAQKTRSDVSGGGAKPWRQKGTGRARAGTSRSPIWRSGGVTFAARPRSFEQKLNKKMYRGAMRAILSELVRQERLIVVESFGLDAPKTKMLNEKLKGMSVSDCLIVLEGYDEKVDLASRNLPYVQATDVFHIDPVSLVGHEKVIVTSAAVKQLEERFS
- the rplW gene encoding 50S ribosomal protein L23 yields the protein MNAERLYQVLLGPHVSEKATVDAELNARHTFRVATDANKLEVKRAVEQLFSVKVSSVQIQAVKGKVKRHGQRLGKRSDWKKAVVRLADGHDIDMTAFEGS
- the rplB gene encoding 50S ribosomal protein L2, with the protein product MAIVKAKPTSAGRRGVVQIVDRSLHKGRPHEALVEKKTKSGGRNNAGRITTRHIGGGHKQRYRIIDFKRNKDGIDGRVERVEYDPNRSAHIALVLYADGERRYIIAPNGVKAGAPIRSGRDAPIKPGSALPLSNIPVGTVVHCVELRPGKGAQMARSAGASVQIVAREGAHVTLRLRSGEMRKVPSECRATVGVVSNGEHSLRKLGKAGAKRWRGVRPTVRGVVMNPVDHPHGGGEGRTSGGRHPVTPWGVPTKGYKTRHNKRTDHLIVRRRNKK
- the rpsS gene encoding 30S ribosomal protein S19 yields the protein MPRSLKKGPFVDHHLQAKVDAAREANSRKPIKTWSRRSMIVPDMVGLTIAVHNGRQHVPVLINENMVGQKLGEFALTRTFKGHVADKKSR
- the rplV gene encoding 50S ribosomal protein L22 translates to MQATARQHHVRISAQKARLVADQIRGLHVAKALQLLQFSNKKAAVTLKKMLESAISNAEHNEGADVDELHVSRVMIDEGPTMKRIRPRAKGRANRILKRTSHITIEVAEG
- the rpsC gene encoding 30S ribosomal protein S3 encodes the protein MGQKVHPVGIRLGISADWNSTWYADKRDYANYLNNDLAVREFLLKKLAHASVSRIQINRPARSAQIVIHTARPGIVIGRQGADIEKLRQEVAPLLGLNVNNVKVNIAEIRKPELDAKLVAEGVAQQLERRVMFRRAMKRVIGNTMRLGAQGVKVAVSGRLNGAEIARREWYHDGRVPLHTLRADIDYGTAEAKTTYGIIGVKVWICKGEVFDLEQKRAAVAAETSAGRK
- the rplP gene encoding 50S ribosomal protein L16 encodes the protein MLQPKRTKFRKMFKGRNRGLAQAGNKVSFGEFGLKSADRGRITARQIEAARRAMTRHIKRGGKIWIRVFPDTPISKKPIEVRMGKGKGNVEYWVAKVQPGTMLYEMEGVAEDVAREAFRLASAKLPVKTTFVARTVM
- the rpmC gene encoding 50S ribosomal protein L29, whose product is MNATELREKSVDELEAELVELRKEQFNLRMQRGSGQTVRPHIWQQARRNIARVKTVIREKQQGEQA
- the rpsQ gene encoding 30S ribosomal protein S17, whose product is MSAENTSLRRTAIGIVVSDKMDKSITVMVERKVKHPLYGKFVRRSNKLHCHDEDNTCRVGDTVQVEECRPLSKTKTWKLLRVVEASTER
- the rplN gene encoding 50S ribosomal protein L14; protein product: MIQMQSVLSAADNSGARRVQCIKVLGGSHRRYAGIGDIIKVSVKDAIPRGKVKKGEVYNALVVRTRHGVRRPDGSLIRFDGNAAVILNNKLEPIGTRIFGPVTRELRSEKFMKIISLAPEVL
- the rplX gene encoding 50S ribosomal protein L24, producing MNKVRSGDEVIVTTGRDKGRRGTVRTVRADGRLIVDGVNMVKKHTKPNPMAGVPGGIVEQEAPIQASNVKVWNSEAGKGDRVGIKTLDDGKKVRVFKSNGAQIDS